In Gimesia panareensis, the genomic window TGGAATCAATTCCGCTGGACCATCAGAGATTCATCGAAGTCAACTCACCTGGCTTTTGTGGACGCTCCCGGTTCTGATCTGCGCGGTGTGCAGCAGTTGCCAGAAAAGCCTGTTGCAGAACGTCAGTGAAGCGCCTGTGGTGACTGCTTTCAAAGAGACACATAAGGCCTCTCCCGAGATCCCCCCGGAGCTGGAAGGCCTGCACGTTTATCTGTCCCAGGATCTCTGGATCATCAATCACCACTGGTCCGCTTACGATGAGTGGACCACTCTCCGTGGCCTGAAAGCGACGTCTCGGTTGTCCTCTCCCCAAATTCATCGCTGGCTGTTTGGCGTCAAACAGGAGAATTCACCGCTTTCCGAATCGAAGAATTCCTCTGCCGTGACAGGCGATGATTCCAGTCCAACCCAGGTCGCGTCCTCGGCAACCGCTTCAGACAGTTCGAAAACAGCGGATGCCGGGCAGCCGGGCCCTGCCAAAACAAAGTCATCTGCAGAGCACTGGTCGTTCAATGCCTTGCAGGAATTCTTTACCCGTCACAACACCGAGAATGAACCACGTTTTGCTTCGAAGAAAATCGCTGCATTACAGCAGCTCTCAGAACATGACACGCTGGCAGGCAGGAACGCAGCCATCCTCTGGGCCACTTTAGCTCCGCAAACCGCCATGGAAACGGTCCCCATTCTGGAACAGCTCGCTTGTGATTCCGGTTCCCAATCAGCCTCTGAATCGAAATCAGAACAGAAGAACAAATCGACCGTGTCCCCGGCGATGCGGTCAGCGGCACTCAACGGACTCTCTCTGGTCCTGGCACATGCGGACGCCCTGCCCCTGGCAACCAAAAATCGACTCACACAGTTACTCGCGCGGCCGGATATTTCTGTCAAACTCAGAGGGGAACTCTATCGCAGCCTGTCGCGATTCATGCCTCCCGCGCAGATCCCGTCGCTGGATCAGTCCCTGGACATTACCGACAGCAGCACCCTGCCTCCGAAAGAACTACGCCAGGCCGCACTGGAAGGCTGCATCATGCACGGCCTCTGGCTGTATGCGGAACCTGAGCAGTTTTCTCATCTCACACAAAATCAACGGCAGCCGCGTCCATTCCAAACTTCTGTCTGGCCGACCAATCTCATGCAGGTCCGCTGGGATCCCGACGCCACGATTCGGTGGAACTTCGGATACTGGGCCGCAGTGGTTCAGCACCCCGATGCAGAAGCCATTCTCGCCTCTCAGTTGAAAGATGCAGATGTGATGGTGCAGAACCGGGCCATCCAGCATCTGGGTTTACTGGCCAGTGATTCCGCCCTGCAGCTGCTGAAAGAGCAGGCCAAACGTCCGCAGGAAACCGTCCGCGTCTCTGCAGCGACAGGCCTGAGTTCCTGGGGCCCCTCTTATCTCAAAGGGCTCAAGGATGACAGTTCCTCTGCAGTGCGGCATGCAGTCGCTGCAGGACTGGGACTGTCGCCGACGGCCGATGCGGCGCTGCAGCTGAAATCACTGATCAATGACCGCAGCACCGAAGTGCAACTGACGGTCATTGAATCGATCCAGAACTGGCCGGATGAGCTGGCTGTTCCGCTCCTGCTGGAAGGCATCCAGGAAGGAGTCTTCAAAACCCGGCGCTCCAGTGTGCTGCAGCTGACGGAGCGAACCGGAGTCGGCGGGACCATCTCGATTGAAGCCTCTCGTGATGAGCGGATCGCTGCAATCCGGAGCCTGGTCCAATCAGGTGAACTGCCTGGTGGATTCTGGACCCAACTCATGCAGGAAGGCATTCGGCAACGGCCGCGCGTCAACCAGGGGCGCAGGGCTGAACTGCAGGCCTACTTTCAGAATCTGATTTCTCAACCCATGGAGTCTCCCGCCCGGCAACAGGCATTCCAGGAGCTTTCTCACCTGACTCCGGAAGAGGTCAACATCCTGGAAAAAATGATCCTGGACACGTCCATTGCGATTCCGGAGGAAATCTATAGCGACCTGCTTCCTAAACTGGATGCCAGCTATGCCGCTCTGCAGCAACTGACCAGTTCCCATATCACCGATCGACGACAGGCGGCTCAGCAGCTCTTTCGCAATTCTCAGAAGTCCTCACTCAACCCGGTGATCGTGAAACGTCTGCGCAAACTGATGACGCAGGAACAGGACCGGCTCGTGTGGCGGATCGTGATGGAATCGATCGCCCAGGACAACTATGAAGAGACCGCCCAGCTGGCTCTGCTGGCTATCAATCATCACTGGCCCGACATTCGCGTCCTGGGCTGCGATTACTTTGGCGCACACGGCTTGCCCCGGTATGCCCCCTGGATTCTGCCCCTGTTGAATGATAAAAACAGATCGGTGCAACTGGCGGCCATCAAGGCCCTGGGACACTGTCACAATCCGCTGGCTATCAACGGGGTTCAGAGCGCAGAGCAGACTCAGTCCACACCGGCTTCACTCCGGGCGTTGATGACAGATTCCAATCAGCGAGTCCGTTTCCAGACCGTGGTTGCCTTGAGTCACCTGGGAGATTTCCAGGGGATGCAGGAACTGGTTCGGATCTCCAACGACCCCCGCAGTTCTGTACGCCGGGATGCGGTTCGGGAAATGGGGGAATCAGGGCAAACCCGATTCGTGGAACCCCTGATTCAAATGGCGTGGACCGAACGGAATACGTCCACGCTGGAAGAAATGCTAAGCAGCCTGGACCGACTGGTTCCGGAATCCGATCAACCACCGGAACTCAAGACAGAATCGCGACAGACCGAGCAGGCCAAAATCTGGATGAACTGGTGGCAAACCCAGCACTCTGGGGCCGGTTCACGGCTCTTTACCGGGCGTTAAGTGTGAAATCTTGTTTTTGAGACGCTAGAAGGCTGTTCTCCCCTCCAGGTTCTCAGTATTATGGGCTGTAATTGCTCACTTTTCAGAAACTTCAGTATCTAGAGAATCACATCTTCACCGCGGAATAACTTCATGACGAACTACCACGAAGATTTTCAATTGGAATGGCATGGTAACACAGTTGTAATCATTCCAGCGAGCAACGTGGAATCGATGAGCTGGGACCTGATCGAACAGGCCGCTGACATCGTAATGGCACCGTTGCAGGAAGTGGAAATTCCGATGGTCGTTTTTGATTTGAGCGATGTGAGCTACTTTGGTTCCGTCTTCCTGGCGCTGCTGCTGCGATGTCATAAACATGTTCGCAGCCGCGGGGGTGAGCTGGTATTGTGCGGTGCCAGCAAAATGGCCAGCGAATTACTGCGGATCACCGCGTTAGACACACTCTGGGCTATTTATGAAACCAGAGACGAAGCTCTGGACGCCCTGATGGGTTAACAATCAGCGACTGGCATTCATCTCGACCAGCCAGATTAAAGGATTAATTGATCATGTCGAGGAAATATCGAAAAACCCGCCCCCGCGTTTCCGAATCTGACGTACTGCCCACGGAACACTGCACCGAGCTGTATCCGCATGAATCAATTATCGCCAGTATCAAAGAGACGGCAGACAAGCTGAAGCAGGACCAGGCCACGCGCGGCGACCTCAAGATTCTGGACCGCGCGCTTAAAGAACTGCGTTACGCGTTCAAGGTCTTCACCCCCTACCGCAAACAACGAAAAGTCACCGTATTCGGTTCCGCGCGGACCCTGCCCGATGAGCCTGCCTATCAA contains:
- a CDS encoding HEAT repeat domain-containing protein → MQNVSEAPVVTAFKETHKASPEIPPELEGLHVYLSQDLWIINHHWSAYDEWTTLRGLKATSRLSSPQIHRWLFGVKQENSPLSESKNSSAVTGDDSSPTQVASSATASDSSKTADAGQPGPAKTKSSAEHWSFNALQEFFTRHNTENEPRFASKKIAALQQLSEHDTLAGRNAAILWATLAPQTAMETVPILEQLACDSGSQSASESKSEQKNKSTVSPAMRSAALNGLSLVLAHADALPLATKNRLTQLLARPDISVKLRGELYRSLSRFMPPAQIPSLDQSLDITDSSTLPPKELRQAALEGCIMHGLWLYAEPEQFSHLTQNQRQPRPFQTSVWPTNLMQVRWDPDATIRWNFGYWAAVVQHPDAEAILASQLKDADVMVQNRAIQHLGLLASDSALQLLKEQAKRPQETVRVSAATGLSSWGPSYLKGLKDDSSSAVRHAVAAGLGLSPTADAALQLKSLINDRSTEVQLTVIESIQNWPDELAVPLLLEGIQEGVFKTRRSSVLQLTERTGVGGTISIEASRDERIAAIRSLVQSGELPGGFWTQLMQEGIRQRPRVNQGRRAELQAYFQNLISQPMESPARQQAFQELSHLTPEEVNILEKMILDTSIAIPEEIYSDLLPKLDASYAALQQLTSSHITDRRQAAQQLFRNSQKSSLNPVIVKRLRKLMTQEQDRLVWRIVMESIAQDNYEETAQLALLAINHHWPDIRVLGCDYFGAHGLPRYAPWILPLLNDKNRSVQLAAIKALGHCHNPLAINGVQSAEQTQSTPASLRALMTDSNQRVRFQTVVALSHLGDFQGMQELVRISNDPRSSVRRDAVREMGESGQTRFVEPLIQMAWTERNTSTLEEMLSSLDRLVPESDQPPELKTESRQTEQAKIWMNWWQTQHSGAGSRLFTGR
- a CDS encoding STAS domain-containing protein is translated as MTNYHEDFQLEWHGNTVVIIPASNVESMSWDLIEQAADIVMAPLQEVEIPMVVFDLSDVSYFGSVFLALLLRCHKHVRSRGGELVLCGASKMASELLRITALDTLWAIYETRDEALDALMG